TCAATTGCCATGATAATGCTCATCCAACGAACAAGCGTCACTTCTTCCGGATACTGAATGAGACTTGCAACCTGTTCGGCAAAAATAAAAATACCACCAGAAAAAAATACGCTGACCAGAATAACGGCACTTAATACCAGGTTGTAATATTTTTGTCTGTCACCTTCTTTTCTGGCAAACCAAAAATAAGCACTCTCCATACCAAAAGTATAGACTACAAGTGAGAGCCCGGCATAGGTATAAAGTTGGACCTGAGAAGCCAGCTGCTCTGGCAGGAAAAGCTTAGTATGCAACATGACAAGTAAATAATTGAGCATACGGCCCAACATTGTACTAACACCATACATGACCGTATCCCCGGCCAGCTTTTTAAGAACACTCATATACTACATTACCTTTTAACGAAGATGAAAGCCCATGTTTTGGCTGAGGCTTCCTCCGGCTTACAAATATACGTGAAGAGGTTCCGTTTTATTGGCATAGATCACAAAAAAGAGTCCTTCTGAATTTTCATTCAAAAGGACTCTGCATTCTAATTAATTTGTTTAGGCAACATTCACAATAATGCTTTCAATAACATTTGTTATTCGATTCCAGCCTTCATCAGAATGCAGATCCACATCGATTATTTTTTCACGATAGTCGCTTGAAATAGTCATGTAATAAATGCCGGCTGTCAGAAATGCCATCAAAGCACTGGTGTCTTTACAATTTGGCAAGTCACCGATTTTGTCAACAATGCGTGTGGCAATCTGATTTCTTGCGTCTGACAGCATGGTTTTGCCAGTTCCGATTTCCCATCTCAAAAGATCTCGTGTGGCCTTACGTTCGCGCAAATCGCTAAGAAATGTATTCATTAAACTAGTCAATGCTTTTCCGCGTTCTTCTGCTGGAATGTTGCCCATGTTATCTATATAATCGTCTCCCATGGTGGAAACGTATTCTCCGGATTTTACATATTGTTCCATCAAACCGTCTACGCTTTCAAAGTATCTGTAAATCAGTACTTTGTTAACTCCGGCTGTTCTCGCAATCAGGTTTACCCCAACTTTTTCAGTTCCAAATTGCTCAATGACCTCACCTACGGCCTTAAGGATTTTACCCTTAGTCCGTTCCCGGTCTCTTTTTTTAATTTTTGTGTCGATTTTCATTTACGGTGCATTTAGGTTATACATAGTAAATGTAACATTTCATCGGTAAATAATTATCATTTTGTAAAAAGCATGTAACCTTTTTTACCCTTTTGTTTCGTAAAATCCAGTAAAAGGAAAATATAGGATTTTATATCACCCATTTTGGTAAAAAAAATGGATGGAATTTGCAATTACAGGCAATTTTGAAGAGAAGATTTACACAAAAAAAGAGCTCATTAAAAAATGAGCTCTTTGCTAAAAAAATGTTGGCCGACAAGGACTCGAACCTTGAACGAGACAACCAAAATGTCCTGTGTTACCATTACACCATCAGCCAATACCGTGTTAGTGGGTGCAAAAGTAATACGAAATTTTAAGTTGTCAAGTATTTTTGAAAAAAAATTTTCAAATACTTTTTAACTCAACACCGCTGGATATCTTTTTCACTAGTCCCTGTAACACTTTTCCAGGACCGCATTCAACAAATAATCCAGCTCCGTCGGCTACCATTTGCTCAACAGATTGTGTCCATCTTACGGGTGCTGTTAGTTGTGCAATAAGGTTTTCTTTGATCACAGAAACTTCCGTTGCCGGTTTTGCATTTACATTTTGATATACCGGACAAAGTGGGGACTGAAACTGCGCCTCATTAATGGCAGCTGCAAGTTCCTCGCGTGCCGGCTCCATCAAAGGAGAATGGAAAGCACCACCAACCTGAAGTAAAAGTGCGCGCTTGGCACCGGCAGCTTTTAACAGCTCACAGGCTTTTTCCACACCTTCAATGGTTCCTGATATCACAACTTGGCCCGGGCAGTTATAATTAGCAGGAACAACAATTTCGTCGGTTATTCCTGCACAAATTTCCTCTATCGTTTTATCGTCAAGTCCTAAAATTGCGGCCATTGTTGACGGGCGCAATAAACATGCTTTTTGCATGGCATCGGCGCGTTTGGCCACCAATCGTAAACCATCGTCGAAAGAAAGTGCTCCCGCTGCTACAAGGGCAGAAAACTCTCCAAGAGAATGCCCTGCTACCATGTTTGGCGTAAAATCTTCACTGATTTTTGCCAGCACCACGGAGTGGATGAAAATTGCAGGCTGTGTAACATTTGTTTGTTTAAGCTCCTCGTCGGTGCCCTCAAACATAATTTTGGTAATGTCAAATCCCAGAATATCGTTTGCCTGATCAAAAAATGATTTGGCTGAATCAGAGCTTTGATATAAGTCTAAACCCATTCCTTTGAACTGTGAACCTTGTCCCGGAAATATGTAGGCTTTTTTCATAATTGGTTGATTTAAAAATTGGTCATGGTAACAAAACGCAGTAGCCCGGTTATAGTTTAACCGGGCTACAAATAACGTACTAGAAGTTGAAAGAAAAAAAGTCTGTGTTTTAACAGCTTAAAAGTGGGCGTTGTTTTTATCTAAGAATCTGGACCCAACCTTTGAAAGTGGCTGGTTTTCCTTCACGCTGTACAGACTCGAAATTAACAATCACTTCATAATAATACTGTCCTGCTGCCAGATCGTTTCCACTGTTGTTTTTTCCGTTCCAGTTGATGTTCACATCTTTGGAATCATACACTTTGGCACCCCAGCGGTTAAACACTTTGAAGTCCAGTGACTGAACAAAACTTGGACATTTAAGCGGCGTGAAAAGATCATTTTTGCCATCACCGTTTGGCGTGATCACATTCGGCAGTGCAAAAATCGGACAGTTGTCTTTGCAGACGGTGTTGCTCGGTGCACTTTCTGTCCCGTATTTATTGACCGCAGTCACGTAATAACAACCTGCAAAAGAAGTCAGTCCCTCATGTGCAAAAGTAGTGGCAGCCGGCGCTGTGATTTCTTTCAGAAGTGTTGGCGTGTCACCTTCATACCTTGTGTAATAAAGTCTGTAAGCGGTTATCGCCTGGTCGCAGTTTGCACTGTTCGGATATGTCCATGACAGATTGTTTGTAAAGGAAGTCTGGTCACAGAACTCATCCGGTGTAATTGTGGCACAATCCAGCTGGTCAATACTCAGCACCGGCACACATGGTTTTGTGGTATCCGAAGCAGAGACACAGATTATCTGTGAGAAGTTGTAGAGCGGATCAACCTTGATCTGGGTATTGTTGTAAGATCCTACGGTTTCTACTTTATAACAGTAAACAACATCTTTTGAAATGGTCACATTGACTGTTCCGTCCTGTGCATATTTATCTGTTCCGTCATCAGTGTAAGTATAGGAAGCTGCGCCGGTCACTGTGACATCTGCAATCCTGTTGAATGTTCCGGGTTTGGATTTGTCTTCACGGTACACCCTGTGCGTCTGGTTATCATTGCTCCATGGGACATTGGCTGTCCAGTTCAATCTGATCGCATTCGGATTGGCCGAACCTTGTGATAAACGGACACTGCTGGCCGGATCGGTCTCGTCCAGTTTTACAAGTTTGCCTGCATCAGTGTAATAATATTCGAGTTTATAACGATAAGCATTGGCAACCGTGTTCAGGTTTTTATCAACATAAATGGTATCAGGCGCGCCGGCTACCAGGTTTGTGTTGATGGTAGCGATGTTTGTAAAATCAGTACCTGAAAGTCCTGTTGCACGGAAAAGTTTGTACTGCGCAGGAATGGAAGCACCAGCCTGTAAAGTTGGTCTTGTCCATTTCACAGTAATAATTCCTCTTGTATCGCTTGTAGAATCCACAGTGACATTGGTAATAACCGGCATCAGAAGGGGTACTTCGATACAAACCTGTTCAGAAGCTTTACTTTCACCGCCGCCGATCAAGTAACCTGGCTGTGTGATGTCTGAATCAGGTCTTGGGAATACGACCACGATACGGTAACTGTAAGAAATTCCTGATTTCAGACCTGCACCTGCATTGTTGTCGGTGTAAGTAACCTGATCAGCATTGACCCTTGCAATTTCCTCATAACCATAACCATCCAATCCTGTAAAACATACATCTTTTGAAATTTCACGGCAACCCTCTCTTCTGTAAATAACAATTTTGGCGCCTGGCACCTGACATTTGTAAGAATCCCAGGTCAGCTTGAATGCTTTTCCGGCAGCATCGGTGACAGCGGTTGCGGCCAGGTTTTGTGGCTGCGGCCCGTAAACCTTGATATGCAGTGTGGTGATATCGACCAGTTTCTGGAACAGGGTAGGGTTTGGGGTATTGGGTCCGGGGCCGTCCTCAACTTTGAAAAGTACTTCATAGGGTTCAAGCCTGATCTGGTTACAGCCGGTCTGCCAGGTGAATTGTCCTGTGAGCGTCCCTTGTGCACCTTGCTGGGGGACTGAGAAAGTGGCATAAGCAGGAGACACAAGCGCGGTGGCCTGGTAGAGCCCGCTGGTACTGGTGAGCGTAAGTTTATCCCCGTTTTTATCGGTCGCTTTTACGATCTGGTTAACCAGCGTTCCTGCCTCGACGCACAGATCAGGAATTAAATCGAGTTTTGGCCGGTCGTTCCGGGCATCGACTACAATAATCTGCATATCCCTGATAATGTCACCAATTTTCACACCGTCACGCCATTCCTCGACGACGAATGCTACATTGTAAAATCCTCTTGTTACAGGCGCATCCCAAATTAAGTCGCCTGTTAAGGCATTCATACTAAAAGTAGCAGGGCTCGCTCCGGTTTCTGTTCTGCCGGGAGGGGTTACCAGATTCGGATCTTTGTACCCAAGGTTAACACCAAGACCTGTTCCTCGTACATTTTGTTGTGGAGTGTAAAGATGATAAGCAATACTATCTCCGTCTGCGTCAAATGCACCGGGGTTGTGAATGTACCGTTGTCCGACTGCTGCCAGATCAATAGGTGCGTTGAGTAAAATGGGAGTTTGATTAGCACCGACGAAAGCGTTGATAATAAGATTGGTATGAACAAAGAAATTAAGATCGCTTGTTGGTGCAGGGCTGAGATTTAAAATACTGTTGTTTCGATTATCGATCATAACTGCTATCGTCCAGTCTCCGGTCGATGGGAAGGCGTATCGCGTTGTATAAACATTAATTGTAGTATTGTTGCCGATATCCCTAAGTAAAGCTCTATCCCTGTCTACCTTCCTGGGTGCGACCTGACCATTGCTTCCGGTTGGATAAAAATACATTGATACATCGTTCTGTAAATCCGCTGCATCCTTTCCAGTATTTACATCAAAGTATCCCGTAAAAGTTACATCATAGGTATTAGTATTTCCAATTCTTTTGGCGGTTATTTCACCAGCTCTTGCATGGGTAGCATGTGCCCGTTGAGACACAAAAAAGCAGGAAATAAAAAGAATCAGAAGCTGAAATCGTAAATTATTTCGCATACGTTTTAAAACTTTTTCAGGATAGAGGTAAGTGCTATAAATCTTTAACGAATTATAATGCTATGCGATGAACGAAAAATCTTATTAAATGTGTATCCGAAACACAGGAATTGTGATACATAACGGATTATCTTTTTTTCGAAATGTTGAAATGGACTTAAAAATGTAAGTATCAGGATTAATAACGGAGCAAAGAGGTACTTAATAATGATTATAAATTGTAAAGCGCTTCATAAAAATGATCCTCTTTTATTGTGTCGCACAGGTTTGTGCCATACCTTTGAAAGGTTCTAAATATACCTTATTTTTTTGTACTAAAACTATTCGTGTTTGCTATGTCTTGGTTTACACAAGCGTTAACAAGTTCCATCGGTAAGAAGCTGATTATGTCGCTTACCGGTTTATTTTTGATCAGTTTTCTGGTAATACATGCAACCATCAATGCAATGATTTTTTACAATGATGGGGGCGAAACTTTTTCTCACTGGGGACATTTCATGGGAACAAATCCCATAATCCGGACCCTTGAAATCGGTTTGGTACTAGGTTTTCTTATTCATATTGCGGATGGTCTGTGGTTGACAAAACTTAACCAGAGTGCAAGACCTGTGAAGTATGCTGTAACCAACCCAAGTGCCAACAGTACATGGTATTCCCGCAGTATGGGTTTGCTGGGTACATTGATCCTGATCTTTTTAGTGATCCATACCTCACATTTCTGGATTCCAAACCGTACCAATCAATTTGCTACGGGAGAAGAGCTTAATCTTTATCAGATGATGCTTGACATTTTCCAGAACATCTGGGTTGTGATCATCTATGTACTTGGCTGTTTCTCACTTGCCTGGCATTTATTGCACGGTTTTCAAAGCGCCTTTAAAACATTGGGTCTTTATCATTTGAAATATAACGGTGCGATTCATGTGGTTGGCGTTGCATTTTCGATTGTTGTCCCGATAATTTTCGCGCTGATGCCAATCTCAATCTATCTTGGATGGGTTTATTAAGTTCTGCATTTGACTGTCATTATCAGGTCTTAGATATTGGCTCTTAAAAGTTAAATGTTCTTGTTTAAATAGTTGAATCTAATTTTTCAGGTTAATTAACATTTCAAAATATATGGCAACTTCATCTCGTCTGGATGCCAGAATACCTCAAGGCTCGCTGGAAGATAAGTGGGAAAAATACAAATCATCAGTACCCCTTGTAAACCCTGCCAACAAGCGTAATATTGAAGTAATTGTAGTAGGAACCGGTTTGGCTGGTGCCTCTGCTGCTGCTACGCTGGCGGAAATGGGATACAAAGTAAAAGCATTTTGTTTTCAGGATTCCCCTCGTCGTGCGCACTCTATTGCTGCACAGGGTGGTATCAATGCTGCTAAAAATTACCAAAATGATGGTGACTCGGTTCATCGTCTTTTTTACGATACAATTAAAGGAGGAGATTACCGGTCACGCGAAGCAAATGTGCATCGTCTGGCGGAAGTTTCCGGAAATATTATTGACCAATGCGTTGCACAAGGTGTTCCTTTTGCACGTGAGTACGGCGGACTTCTTTCCAACCGGTCTTTCGGTGGGGTGCAGGTTCAGCGTACATTTTATGCGGCTGGACAAACTGGTCAGCAGCTTTTATTAGGTGCTTATTCAGGTTTGCAGCGCCAGGTTGGGATGGGAACAATCACCATGTACAACCGTCACGAAATGCTTGATGTTGTAAAAATCGACGGAAAGTGTCGTGGTATCATTGCAAGAAACCTGATTACAGGTGAATTGGAAAGACATTCGGCTCACGCAGTTTTACTTTGTACAGGTGGTTACGGAAACGTATTTTATCTGTCAACAAATGCGATGGGTAGTAATGTTACGGCTGCCTGGAAAGCGCATAAGCGTGGTGCATTCTTCGGAAACCCATGTTTTACGCAAATTCACCCGACATGTATTCCGGTATCCGGTGAGCATCAGTCGAAACTGACTTTGATGTCAGAATCACTTCGTAATGATGGTCGTATCTGGGTTCCGAAAAAACAAAACGATACACGTGCCGGAAATGAAATTCCGGAAGACGAAAGAGATTATTACCTGGAACGTCGTTACCCGGCTTTTGGTAACCTTGTTCCACGCGATATCGCTTCCCGTGCTGCGAAGGAAAGATGTGATGCAGGATATGGGGTAGGTACTTCCAAGCTGGCAGTATTCCTTGATTTCTCAGCAGCTTTCCACCGTTACGGACAAGGAGAAGCAAATAAAAATAATATTACCAATGCCTCAGAAGCCCAGATTCTGGAATGGGGTAAGGCGGTAGTGAAAGAAAAGTATGGTAACCTTTTCGATATGTATAAGCAGATCACAGGAGAAGATCCTTATGAAGTGCCTATGCGTATTTATCCTGCGGTTCACTATACAATGGGCGGACTTTGGGTTGATTACAACTTAATGACAACTGTTCCGGGATTGTATTCATTAGGCGAAGCAAATTTCTCAGATCACGGTGCAAACCGTTTGGGAGCTTCTGCGCTGATGCAAGGTTTGGCAGATGGTTATTTTGTAATTCCAATTACTGTTGGAGCTTACCTGGCGGGTGAAATCAGAACCGGTAAAATTTCTACCGATCATGAAGCGTTCGTTCAGACTGAAAAGGAAGTAAATGACAGAATTCAGAAACTGATCACGATTCAGGGAAAAACTTCTCCTGAATTATTCCACCGCCGTTTGGGTAAAATTATGTGGGATAAATGTGGAATGGCACGTAATGAAAAAGGATTGAAAGAAGCTATTTTGGAAATCCGTGCACTGCGTGAAGAATTCTGGAAAGATGTTAAAGTAATGGGTACTGTAAAAGATTTCAACCCAGAGCTTGACAAAGCAAACCGTGTTGCCGACTTTATCGAATTAGGTGAATTGATGTGTATTGATGCATTAACACGTAATGAATCTTGTGGCGGTCACTTCCGTGAGGAATACCAGACAGAAGAAGGTGAAGCACTTCGTGATGATGAGAACTTTATGTTTGTGTCGGCATGGGAGCATATCGGAACTGAGAAATGGGAGCTTCATAAAGAAGAGCTTGTTTACGATAACATTAAAATCGCTCAGAGAAGTTATAAGTAGCTATCGGCTTTCAGCTTTCGGCTATCGGCATTAAACCCGGTGCTTCTTATGAGTTTATAACTAAAATAAATTTCGTTAATAGTTAATCATTAACAGTTTAGAAAAATGAGTGCAGGCAATATGCGTCTTACGCTTAAAGTGTGGAGACAAAGCAATACAGATACACAAGGAGGATTTGAAAGCTATAATCTGGACGGCGTTTCTCCAGATATGTCCTTCCTTGAAATGTTCGATATTCTTAACGAACAATTAATTGAAGAAAATAAAGAGCCTGTCGCGTTTGACCACGATTGTAGAGAAGGTATTTGTGGATCTTGTTCAATGTTTATCAATGGACGTCCACACGGACCTTTGAAAGGCGTAACAACGTGTCAGTTGCATATGCGTTCTTTCCAGGATGGTGATACAATCACAGTGGAGCCATGGAGAGCAGCAGGATTTCCGGTGATTAAGGATTTGGTTGTAGATCGTGATGGTTTTGACCGTATTATATCAGCTGGTGGATTTGTGTCTGTTAACACAGGAAATGCACAGGATGCAAACAATCTTCCAATCGCAAAAGAAAATGCTGATGATGCATTTGCAGCTGCGGCCTGTATTGGTTGCGGGGCTTGTGTAGCAGCTTGTAAAAATGCATCTGCGATGTTGTTCGTATCTGCTAAAATTTCTCAGCTTGCTTTATTGCCACAAGGCCAGGCTGAGCGTAGTATTCGTGCAGAGAAGATGGTAGCGCAAATGGATGCAGAAGGTTTTGGTAACTGTACCAACACTCATGCTTGTTCAGCTGAATGTCCAAAAGAGATCAGCTTTGAGAATATCGCACGCATGAACCGTGAATATATCGGAGCAAAATCTTCTTCGAAAGCAGTTTAGAAATACAAATTCGAAAGAATTTTCAATATATT
The sequence above is drawn from the Dyadobacter subterraneus genome and encodes:
- a CDS encoding TetR/AcrR family transcriptional regulator, translating into MKIDTKIKKRDRERTKGKILKAVGEVIEQFGTEKVGVNLIARTAGVNKVLIYRYFESVDGLMEQYVKSGEYVSTMGDDYIDNMGNIPAEERGKALTSLMNTFLSDLRERKATRDLLRWEIGTGKTMLSDARNQIATRIVDKIGDLPNCKDTSALMAFLTAGIYYMTISSDYREKIIDVDLHSDEGWNRITNVIESIIVNVA
- the fabD gene encoding ACP S-malonyltransferase, which produces MKKAYIFPGQGSQFKGMGLDLYQSSDSAKSFFDQANDILGFDITKIMFEGTDEELKQTNVTQPAIFIHSVVLAKISEDFTPNMVAGHSLGEFSALVAAGALSFDDGLRLVAKRADAMQKACLLRPSTMAAILGLDDKTIEEICAGITDEIVVPANYNCPGQVVISGTIEGVEKACELLKAAGAKRALLLQVGGAFHSPLMEPAREELAAAINEAQFQSPLCPVYQNVNAKPATEVSVIKENLIAQLTAPVRWTQSVEQMVADGAGLFVECGPGKVLQGLVKKISSGVELKSI
- a CDS encoding gliding motility-associated C-terminal domain-containing protein is translated as MRNNLRFQLLILFISCFFVSQRAHATHARAGEITAKRIGNTNTYDVTFTGYFDVNTGKDAADLQNDVSMYFYPTGSNGQVAPRKVDRDRALLRDIGNNTTINVYTTRYAFPSTGDWTIAVMIDNRNNSILNLSPAPTSDLNFFVHTNLIINAFVGANQTPILLNAPIDLAAVGQRYIHNPGAFDADGDSIAYHLYTPQQNVRGTGLGVNLGYKDPNLVTPPGRTETGASPATFSMNALTGDLIWDAPVTRGFYNVAFVVEEWRDGVKIGDIIRDMQIIVVDARNDRPKLDLIPDLCVEAGTLVNQIVKATDKNGDKLTLTSTSGLYQATALVSPAYATFSVPQQGAQGTLTGQFTWQTGCNQIRLEPYEVLFKVEDGPGPNTPNPTLFQKLVDITTLHIKVYGPQPQNLAATAVTDAAGKAFKLTWDSYKCQVPGAKIVIYRREGCREISKDVCFTGLDGYGYEEIARVNADQVTYTDNNAGAGLKSGISYSYRIVVVFPRPDSDITQPGYLIGGGESKASEQVCIEVPLLMPVITNVTVDSTSDTRGIITVKWTRPTLQAGASIPAQYKLFRATGLSGTDFTNIATINTNLVAGAPDTIYVDKNLNTVANAYRYKLEYYYTDAGKLVKLDETDPASSVRLSQGSANPNAIRLNWTANVPWSNDNQTHRVYREDKSKPGTFNRIADVTVTGAASYTYTDDGTDKYAQDGTVNVTISKDVVYCYKVETVGSYNNTQIKVDPLYNFSQIICVSASDTTKPCVPVLSIDQLDCATITPDEFCDQTSFTNNLSWTYPNSANCDQAITAYRLYYTRYEGDTPTLLKEITAPAATTFAHEGLTSFAGCYYVTAVNKYGTESAPSNTVCKDNCPIFALPNVITPNGDGKNDLFTPLKCPSFVQSLDFKVFNRWGAKVYDSKDVNINWNGKNNSGNDLAAGQYYYEVIVNFESVQREGKPATFKGWVQILR
- a CDS encoding succinate dehydrogenase cytochrome b subunit gives rise to the protein MSWFTQALTSSIGKKLIMSLTGLFLISFLVIHATINAMIFYNDGGETFSHWGHFMGTNPIIRTLEIGLVLGFLIHIADGLWLTKLNQSARPVKYAVTNPSANSTWYSRSMGLLGTLILIFLVIHTSHFWIPNRTNQFATGEELNLYQMMLDIFQNIWVVIIYVLGCFSLAWHLLHGFQSAFKTLGLYHLKYNGAIHVVGVAFSIVVPIIFALMPISIYLGWVY
- a CDS encoding fumarate reductase/succinate dehydrogenase flavoprotein subunit — translated: MATSSRLDARIPQGSLEDKWEKYKSSVPLVNPANKRNIEVIVVGTGLAGASAAATLAEMGYKVKAFCFQDSPRRAHSIAAQGGINAAKNYQNDGDSVHRLFYDTIKGGDYRSREANVHRLAEVSGNIIDQCVAQGVPFAREYGGLLSNRSFGGVQVQRTFYAAGQTGQQLLLGAYSGLQRQVGMGTITMYNRHEMLDVVKIDGKCRGIIARNLITGELERHSAHAVLLCTGGYGNVFYLSTNAMGSNVTAAWKAHKRGAFFGNPCFTQIHPTCIPVSGEHQSKLTLMSESLRNDGRIWVPKKQNDTRAGNEIPEDERDYYLERRYPAFGNLVPRDIASRAAKERCDAGYGVGTSKLAVFLDFSAAFHRYGQGEANKNNITNASEAQILEWGKAVVKEKYGNLFDMYKQITGEDPYEVPMRIYPAVHYTMGGLWVDYNLMTTVPGLYSLGEANFSDHGANRLGASALMQGLADGYFVIPITVGAYLAGEIRTGKISTDHEAFVQTEKEVNDRIQKLITIQGKTSPELFHRRLGKIMWDKCGMARNEKGLKEAILEIRALREEFWKDVKVMGTVKDFNPELDKANRVADFIELGELMCIDALTRNESCGGHFREEYQTEEGEALRDDENFMFVSAWEHIGTEKWELHKEELVYDNIKIAQRSYK
- a CDS encoding succinate dehydrogenase/fumarate reductase iron-sulfur subunit; this translates as MRLTLKVWRQSNTDTQGGFESYNLDGVSPDMSFLEMFDILNEQLIEENKEPVAFDHDCREGICGSCSMFINGRPHGPLKGVTTCQLHMRSFQDGDTITVEPWRAAGFPVIKDLVVDRDGFDRIISAGGFVSVNTGNAQDANNLPIAKENADDAFAAAACIGCGACVAACKNASAMLFVSAKISQLALLPQGQAERSIRAEKMVAQMDAEGFGNCTNTHACSAECPKEISFENIARMNREYIGAKSSSKAV